Proteins co-encoded in one Neofelis nebulosa isolate mNeoNeb1 chromosome 2, mNeoNeb1.pri, whole genome shotgun sequence genomic window:
- the CATIP gene encoding ciliogenesis-associated TTC17-interacting protein isoform X4 yields MPVLLPKNAISAFPLSLGPRAKDHQPSARESLPTLEANAEAIHFLNNLRYLSWDLHIMEQHTQEFIKLHILPTERKRSLVRQDDQLVMTRSVKEGEEVKTEVTFFPWSSTVGFVSEAANLLLLRVMAWRQLVPSNARFLALDTEGKLCYSTYQALGIQTIQVGHQEVDVFIVEQTVHSDEGIPGSCQFYLLSDGHLAKRIQVGSPGCCMITKMPILRDKDEIEPAPVFEKKPLVWEEDMELYSRFLGRKEELRVSHNSYLRQHPEAQALVSDFLLFLLLRRPADVVTFAAEYFGPFAKRNPPTPALRSSNRPSPFRLLDPERPTD; encoded by the exons ATGCCTGTCCTTCTCCCCAAGAATGCCATCTCAGCCTTTCCTCTGTCCCTAGGCCCCAGAGCCAAGGACCACCAGCCCTCAGCCCGGGAGAGTCTGCCAACCCTAGAGGCCAATGCCGAAGCCATCCACTTCCTCAACAACCTCC GCTATCTTTCGTGGGACCTGCATATCATGGAACAACATACCCAGGAGTTTATCAAG TTGCACATCCTCCCCACGGAGAGGAAGAGGAGTCTGGTGAGGCAGGATGACCAGCTGGTCATGACCAGAAGTGTCAAGGAGGGTGAG GAAGTGAAGACCGAAGTGACTTTTTTCCCCTGGAGCTCAACTGTGGGCTTCGTCTCTGAGGCTGCCAACCTGCTGTTGCTGAGGGTGATGGCTTGGCGTCAGCTGGTGCCCAGCAATGCCCGTTTCCTGGCCTTGGACACAGAGGGCAAACTCTGCTATTCCACTTAT CAAGCCCTGGGCATCCAGACGATCCAGGTGGGCCACCAGGAGGTGGATGTGTTCATCGTGGAGCAGACTGTCCACTCCGATGAAGGCATCCCTGGTTCCTGCCAGTTCTACCTCCTCTCTGATGG GCACCTGGCCAAGAGGATCCAGGTGGGTTCCCCCGGGTGCTGCATGATCACCAAGATGCCTATTTTGAGGGACAAGG atGAGATCGAGCCTGCCCCGGTGTTTGAGAAGAAGCCCCTGGTGTGGGAGGAGGATATGGAGCTCTACTCGAGATTCCTGGGCCGGAAG GAGGAGCTGCGTGTCAGCCACAACAGCTACCTGCGGCAGCACCCCGAGGCCCAGGCGCTCGTCTCGGACTTCCTGCTCTTCCTGCTTCTGCGCCGGCCGGCCGACGTGGTCACCTTCGCCGCCGAGTACTTCGGGCCGTTCGCGAAGCGCAACCCGCCGACCCCCGCCTTGCGCTCCTCCAACCGGCCCAGCCCCTTCCGCTTGCTGGACCCGGAGCGCCCCACCGACTAG
- the CATIP gene encoding ciliogenesis-associated TTC17-interacting protein isoform X3, whose product MPVLLPKNAISAFPLSLGPRAKDHQPSARESLPTLEANAEAIHFLNNLQQEELQMLLFSETLAMVSDTGEPQGELTIEVQRGKYKDEFGVMSHCLLVHAFSQGFVDKMLCGISLLGYLSWDLHIMEQHTQEFIKEVKTEVTFFPWSSTVGFVSEAANLLLLRVMAWRQLVPSNARFLALDTEGKLCYSTYQALGIQTIQVGHQEVDVFIVEQTVHSDEGIPGSCQFYLLSDGHLAKRIQVGSPGCCMITKMPILRDKDEIEPAPVFEKKPLVWEEDMELYSRFLGRKEELRVSHNSYLRQHPEAQALVSDFLLFLLLRRPADVVTFAAEYFGPFAKRNPPTPALRSSNRPSPFRLLDPERPTD is encoded by the exons ATGCCTGTCCTTCTCCCCAAGAATGCCATCTCAGCCTTTCCTCTGTCCCTAGGCCCCAGAGCCAAGGACCACCAGCCCTCAGCCCGGGAGAGTCTGCCAACCCTAGAGGCCAATGCCGAAGCCATCCACTTCCTCAACAACCTCC AGCAGGAGGAGCTGCAGATGCTGCTGTTCTCCGAGACCCTGGCCATGGTCTCAGACACGGGGGAGCCTCAGGGAGAGCTGACCATCGAAGTGCAGAGAGGGAAATACAAAGACGAATTTGGTGTTATGTCGCACTGCCTCCTCGTGCACGCCTTTAGCCAGGGCTTCGTGGACAAAATGCTCTGCGGAATCTCCCTCCTGG GCTATCTTTCGTGGGACCTGCATATCATGGAACAACATACCCAGGAGTTTATCAAG GAAGTGAAGACCGAAGTGACTTTTTTCCCCTGGAGCTCAACTGTGGGCTTCGTCTCTGAGGCTGCCAACCTGCTGTTGCTGAGGGTGATGGCTTGGCGTCAGCTGGTGCCCAGCAATGCCCGTTTCCTGGCCTTGGACACAGAGGGCAAACTCTGCTATTCCACTTAT CAAGCCCTGGGCATCCAGACGATCCAGGTGGGCCACCAGGAGGTGGATGTGTTCATCGTGGAGCAGACTGTCCACTCCGATGAAGGCATCCCTGGTTCCTGCCAGTTCTACCTCCTCTCTGATGG GCACCTGGCCAAGAGGATCCAGGTGGGTTCCCCCGGGTGCTGCATGATCACCAAGATGCCTATTTTGAGGGACAAGG atGAGATCGAGCCTGCCCCGGTGTTTGAGAAGAAGCCCCTGGTGTGGGAGGAGGATATGGAGCTCTACTCGAGATTCCTGGGCCGGAAG GAGGAGCTGCGTGTCAGCCACAACAGCTACCTGCGGCAGCACCCCGAGGCCCAGGCGCTCGTCTCGGACTTCCTGCTCTTCCTGCTTCTGCGCCGGCCGGCCGACGTGGTCACCTTCGCCGCCGAGTACTTCGGGCCGTTCGCGAAGCGCAACCCGCCGACCCCCGCCTTGCGCTCCTCCAACCGGCCCAGCCCCTTCCGCTTGCTGGACCCGGAGCGCCCCACCGACTAG
- the CATIP gene encoding ciliogenesis-associated TTC17-interacting protein isoform X1, with the protein MPVLLPKNAISAFPLSLGPRAKDHQPSARESLPTLEANAEAIHFLNNLQQEELQMLLFSETLAMVSDTGEPQGELTIEVQRGKYKDEFGVMSHCLLVHAFSQGFVDKMLCGISLLGYLSWDLHIMEQHTQEFIKLHILPTERKRSLVRQDDQLVMTRSVKEGEEVKTEVTFFPWSSTVGFVSEAANLLLLRVMAWRQLVPSNARFLALDTEGKLCYSTYQALGIQTIQVGHQEVDVFIVEQTVHSDEGIPGSCQFYLLSDGHLAKRIQVGSPGCCMITKMPILRDKDEIEPAPVFEKKPLVWEEDMELYSRFLGRKEELRVSHNSYLRQHPEAQALVSDFLLFLLLRRPADVVTFAAEYFGPFAKRNPPTPALRSSNRPSPFRLLDPERPTD; encoded by the exons ATGCCTGTCCTTCTCCCCAAGAATGCCATCTCAGCCTTTCCTCTGTCCCTAGGCCCCAGAGCCAAGGACCACCAGCCCTCAGCCCGGGAGAGTCTGCCAACCCTAGAGGCCAATGCCGAAGCCATCCACTTCCTCAACAACCTCC AGCAGGAGGAGCTGCAGATGCTGCTGTTCTCCGAGACCCTGGCCATGGTCTCAGACACGGGGGAGCCTCAGGGAGAGCTGACCATCGAAGTGCAGAGAGGGAAATACAAAGACGAATTTGGTGTTATGTCGCACTGCCTCCTCGTGCACGCCTTTAGCCAGGGCTTCGTGGACAAAATGCTCTGCGGAATCTCCCTCCTGG GCTATCTTTCGTGGGACCTGCATATCATGGAACAACATACCCAGGAGTTTATCAAG TTGCACATCCTCCCCACGGAGAGGAAGAGGAGTCTGGTGAGGCAGGATGACCAGCTGGTCATGACCAGAAGTGTCAAGGAGGGTGAG GAAGTGAAGACCGAAGTGACTTTTTTCCCCTGGAGCTCAACTGTGGGCTTCGTCTCTGAGGCTGCCAACCTGCTGTTGCTGAGGGTGATGGCTTGGCGTCAGCTGGTGCCCAGCAATGCCCGTTTCCTGGCCTTGGACACAGAGGGCAAACTCTGCTATTCCACTTAT CAAGCCCTGGGCATCCAGACGATCCAGGTGGGCCACCAGGAGGTGGATGTGTTCATCGTGGAGCAGACTGTCCACTCCGATGAAGGCATCCCTGGTTCCTGCCAGTTCTACCTCCTCTCTGATGG GCACCTGGCCAAGAGGATCCAGGTGGGTTCCCCCGGGTGCTGCATGATCACCAAGATGCCTATTTTGAGGGACAAGG atGAGATCGAGCCTGCCCCGGTGTTTGAGAAGAAGCCCCTGGTGTGGGAGGAGGATATGGAGCTCTACTCGAGATTCCTGGGCCGGAAG GAGGAGCTGCGTGTCAGCCACAACAGCTACCTGCGGCAGCACCCCGAGGCCCAGGCGCTCGTCTCGGACTTCCTGCTCTTCCTGCTTCTGCGCCGGCCGGCCGACGTGGTCACCTTCGCCGCCGAGTACTTCGGGCCGTTCGCGAAGCGCAACCCGCCGACCCCCGCCTTGCGCTCCTCCAACCGGCCCAGCCCCTTCCGCTTGCTGGACCCGGAGCGCCCCACCGACTAG
- the CATIP gene encoding ciliogenesis-associated TTC17-interacting protein isoform X6: protein MPVLLPKNAISAFPLSLGPRAKDHQPSARESLPTLEANAEAIHFLNNLQQEELQMLLFSETLAMVSDTGEPQGELTIEVQRGKYKDEFGVMSHCLLVHAFSQGFVDKMLCGISLLGYLSWDLHIMEQHTQEFIKQALGIQTIQVGHQEVDVFIVEQTVHSDEGIPGSCQFYLLSDGHLAKRIQVGSPGCCMITKMPILRDKDEIEPAPVFEKKPLVWEEDMELYSRFLGRKEELRVSHNSYLRQHPEAQALVSDFLLFLLLRRPADVVTFAAEYFGPFAKRNPPTPALRSSNRPSPFRLLDPERPTD, encoded by the exons ATGCCTGTCCTTCTCCCCAAGAATGCCATCTCAGCCTTTCCTCTGTCCCTAGGCCCCAGAGCCAAGGACCACCAGCCCTCAGCCCGGGAGAGTCTGCCAACCCTAGAGGCCAATGCCGAAGCCATCCACTTCCTCAACAACCTCC AGCAGGAGGAGCTGCAGATGCTGCTGTTCTCCGAGACCCTGGCCATGGTCTCAGACACGGGGGAGCCTCAGGGAGAGCTGACCATCGAAGTGCAGAGAGGGAAATACAAAGACGAATTTGGTGTTATGTCGCACTGCCTCCTCGTGCACGCCTTTAGCCAGGGCTTCGTGGACAAAATGCTCTGCGGAATCTCCCTCCTGG GCTATCTTTCGTGGGACCTGCATATCATGGAACAACATACCCAGGAGTTTATCAAG CAAGCCCTGGGCATCCAGACGATCCAGGTGGGCCACCAGGAGGTGGATGTGTTCATCGTGGAGCAGACTGTCCACTCCGATGAAGGCATCCCTGGTTCCTGCCAGTTCTACCTCCTCTCTGATGG GCACCTGGCCAAGAGGATCCAGGTGGGTTCCCCCGGGTGCTGCATGATCACCAAGATGCCTATTTTGAGGGACAAGG atGAGATCGAGCCTGCCCCGGTGTTTGAGAAGAAGCCCCTGGTGTGGGAGGAGGATATGGAGCTCTACTCGAGATTCCTGGGCCGGAAG GAGGAGCTGCGTGTCAGCCACAACAGCTACCTGCGGCAGCACCCCGAGGCCCAGGCGCTCGTCTCGGACTTCCTGCTCTTCCTGCTTCTGCGCCGGCCGGCCGACGTGGTCACCTTCGCCGCCGAGTACTTCGGGCCGTTCGCGAAGCGCAACCCGCCGACCCCCGCCTTGCGCTCCTCCAACCGGCCCAGCCCCTTCCGCTTGCTGGACCCGGAGCGCCCCACCGACTAG
- the CATIP gene encoding ciliogenesis-associated TTC17-interacting protein isoform X2 — MSSKHQSTGPRAKDHQPSARESLPTLEANAEAIHFLNNLQQEELQMLLFSETLAMVSDTGEPQGELTIEVQRGKYKDEFGVMSHCLLVHAFSQGFVDKMLCGISLLGYLSWDLHIMEQHTQEFIKLHILPTERKRSLVRQDDQLVMTRSVKEGEEVKTEVTFFPWSSTVGFVSEAANLLLLRVMAWRQLVPSNARFLALDTEGKLCYSTYQALGIQTIQVGHQEVDVFIVEQTVHSDEGIPGSCQFYLLSDGHLAKRIQVGSPGCCMITKMPILRDKDEIEPAPVFEKKPLVWEEDMELYSRFLGRKEELRVSHNSYLRQHPEAQALVSDFLLFLLLRRPADVVTFAAEYFGPFAKRNPPTPALRSSNRPSPFRLLDPERPTD; from the exons ATGTCCTCCAAACATCAATCCACAG GCCCCAGAGCCAAGGACCACCAGCCCTCAGCCCGGGAGAGTCTGCCAACCCTAGAGGCCAATGCCGAAGCCATCCACTTCCTCAACAACCTCC AGCAGGAGGAGCTGCAGATGCTGCTGTTCTCCGAGACCCTGGCCATGGTCTCAGACACGGGGGAGCCTCAGGGAGAGCTGACCATCGAAGTGCAGAGAGGGAAATACAAAGACGAATTTGGTGTTATGTCGCACTGCCTCCTCGTGCACGCCTTTAGCCAGGGCTTCGTGGACAAAATGCTCTGCGGAATCTCCCTCCTGG GCTATCTTTCGTGGGACCTGCATATCATGGAACAACATACCCAGGAGTTTATCAAG TTGCACATCCTCCCCACGGAGAGGAAGAGGAGTCTGGTGAGGCAGGATGACCAGCTGGTCATGACCAGAAGTGTCAAGGAGGGTGAG GAAGTGAAGACCGAAGTGACTTTTTTCCCCTGGAGCTCAACTGTGGGCTTCGTCTCTGAGGCTGCCAACCTGCTGTTGCTGAGGGTGATGGCTTGGCGTCAGCTGGTGCCCAGCAATGCCCGTTTCCTGGCCTTGGACACAGAGGGCAAACTCTGCTATTCCACTTAT CAAGCCCTGGGCATCCAGACGATCCAGGTGGGCCACCAGGAGGTGGATGTGTTCATCGTGGAGCAGACTGTCCACTCCGATGAAGGCATCCCTGGTTCCTGCCAGTTCTACCTCCTCTCTGATGG GCACCTGGCCAAGAGGATCCAGGTGGGTTCCCCCGGGTGCTGCATGATCACCAAGATGCCTATTTTGAGGGACAAGG atGAGATCGAGCCTGCCCCGGTGTTTGAGAAGAAGCCCCTGGTGTGGGAGGAGGATATGGAGCTCTACTCGAGATTCCTGGGCCGGAAG GAGGAGCTGCGTGTCAGCCACAACAGCTACCTGCGGCAGCACCCCGAGGCCCAGGCGCTCGTCTCGGACTTCCTGCTCTTCCTGCTTCTGCGCCGGCCGGCCGACGTGGTCACCTTCGCCGCCGAGTACTTCGGGCCGTTCGCGAAGCGCAACCCGCCGACCCCCGCCTTGCGCTCCTCCAACCGGCCCAGCCCCTTCCGCTTGCTGGACCCGGAGCGCCCCACCGACTAG
- the CATIP gene encoding ciliogenesis-associated TTC17-interacting protein isoform X5 translates to MSSKHQSTGPRAKDHQPSARESLPTLEANAEAIHFLNNLRYLSWDLHIMEQHTQEFIKLHILPTERKRSLVRQDDQLVMTRSVKEGEEVKTEVTFFPWSSTVGFVSEAANLLLLRVMAWRQLVPSNARFLALDTEGKLCYSTYQALGIQTIQVGHQEVDVFIVEQTVHSDEGIPGSCQFYLLSDGHLAKRIQVGSPGCCMITKMPILRDKDEIEPAPVFEKKPLVWEEDMELYSRFLGRKEELRVSHNSYLRQHPEAQALVSDFLLFLLLRRPADVVTFAAEYFGPFAKRNPPTPALRSSNRPSPFRLLDPERPTD, encoded by the exons ATGTCCTCCAAACATCAATCCACAG GCCCCAGAGCCAAGGACCACCAGCCCTCAGCCCGGGAGAGTCTGCCAACCCTAGAGGCCAATGCCGAAGCCATCCACTTCCTCAACAACCTCC GCTATCTTTCGTGGGACCTGCATATCATGGAACAACATACCCAGGAGTTTATCAAG TTGCACATCCTCCCCACGGAGAGGAAGAGGAGTCTGGTGAGGCAGGATGACCAGCTGGTCATGACCAGAAGTGTCAAGGAGGGTGAG GAAGTGAAGACCGAAGTGACTTTTTTCCCCTGGAGCTCAACTGTGGGCTTCGTCTCTGAGGCTGCCAACCTGCTGTTGCTGAGGGTGATGGCTTGGCGTCAGCTGGTGCCCAGCAATGCCCGTTTCCTGGCCTTGGACACAGAGGGCAAACTCTGCTATTCCACTTAT CAAGCCCTGGGCATCCAGACGATCCAGGTGGGCCACCAGGAGGTGGATGTGTTCATCGTGGAGCAGACTGTCCACTCCGATGAAGGCATCCCTGGTTCCTGCCAGTTCTACCTCCTCTCTGATGG GCACCTGGCCAAGAGGATCCAGGTGGGTTCCCCCGGGTGCTGCATGATCACCAAGATGCCTATTTTGAGGGACAAGG atGAGATCGAGCCTGCCCCGGTGTTTGAGAAGAAGCCCCTGGTGTGGGAGGAGGATATGGAGCTCTACTCGAGATTCCTGGGCCGGAAG GAGGAGCTGCGTGTCAGCCACAACAGCTACCTGCGGCAGCACCCCGAGGCCCAGGCGCTCGTCTCGGACTTCCTGCTCTTCCTGCTTCTGCGCCGGCCGGCCGACGTGGTCACCTTCGCCGCCGAGTACTTCGGGCCGTTCGCGAAGCGCAACCCGCCGACCCCCGCCTTGCGCTCCTCCAACCGGCCCAGCCCCTTCCGCTTGCTGGACCCGGAGCGCCCCACCGACTAG